The sequence ATCAATCGCCGCATCCGGGAAGGCATCGGCCATCACAATGGCAAGGCAACCCGAGCCGGTACACAGATCCATGGCGCGGTGAATCAGCTCCGGGTATTCAATCCATGGTGTTAAGCCGCCTTCACGGATAATCTCGGCAATAAACGAACGCGGCACGATAGTGCGCTCATCCACATAAAATTTATACTCGCCCAGCCACGCTTCCTTAGTTAAGTAAGCCGCCGGTTTGCGGGTTTCTACGCGCTCTTTTAATACTGTCAGCACTTGCGTTAACTCTTCTGGCAATAATTTTGCGTCGTACATAGGCTCTAAACGATCTAATGGCAATTTTAACGTCGCCAAGATGAGGTAAGCGGCTTCATCCCAGGCGTTGTCAGTACCATGACCATAAAAAAGCTCGGCTGCGTTAAAGCGGCTCACCGCAAAGCGATGTAAGTCGCGCACGGTCGTTAAGTATTGCGAAGCGTGATCAAACATTGCGCTATCTCTTCAGGTTTAATATGCCGGTAGTTTAACTGATTGGCGGGCTGGCAACCTGCTGGCGAGCGGCCTCACGCATTTCCGGTTGTCAGCTAGGGTATGCAGAGAGGCTGGCTTCGTGTAAATTGGGATGTTGTTCTTATTTTTCGGAAAGAAACACGCATGACATTCGCATCGCTCGGGCTGGCTCCGGAAGTGCTCAAGGCAGTCGCCGAGCAAGGTTATGAACATCCGACGCTGATTCAAGCGCAGGCCATCCCTGTCATATTGCAAGGCCGCGACGTGCTCGGTGCAGCACAAACGGGCACCGGTAAAACAGCTGCATTTACTTTACCGATACTTACCAAAATCGCTAAACACGCGAACACCAGCGCGTCTCCTGCCCGCCACCCGATTCGCGTATTAATTCTTACGCCAACCCGCGAGCTGGCCGATCAGGTTTCCGAAAGTGTTACCACCTATAGCAAATACATGCCGCTACGCAGCCACGTGGTATTTGGGGGCATGGATATTAAGGCGCAAATCCCCAAGCTGCGCGAAGGTGTTGAAATCCTTGTCGCAACGCCAGGGCGTCTGCTTGATCATATTCAGCAAAAATCGGTTAATTTATCCCAGGTTGAAATCCTGATTCTGGATGAAGCCGATCGCATGCTCGATATGGGTTTTATTCTGGATATTCGCAAGATTTTTGAGCTGTGTACTACGCGCAAGCAAACGCTGCTGTTTTCGGCGACTTTTGCACCAGAAATCAAAAAACTGGCCGAAGACTTTATGCATGAGCCGGAAGTCATCGAAGTGGCGCGCCAGAATTCAGCCAATGAATCAGTAAAACAAGAGCTGCATCCAGTCGAAAACAGCCGCAAAAAAGCCCTCGTTGCCCATCTGATCCGCACCCACAATATGGGGCAAGTGATTGTCTTTTGCCGCACCAAAATTGGTGCAGAGCAATTGGGCCGCGAGCTAAAACGCGCGGGCTTTTCTGCCGAAGCCATTCATGGTGACCGCACCCAGCAATCCCGCCTGGAAACGCTGGCAGCATTTAAAGACGGCACGCTAAAGGTATTGGTAGCCACCGATGTAGCCGCACGTGGCCTGGATATTAACGAGCTGCCCTTTGTAATTAACTTCGAGCTGCCAACCAATCCGGAAGACTATGTGCACCGCATTGGCCGCACTGGTCGCGCTGGCGCGTCCGGGATTGCTATTTCTCTGGTAGCACCAGAAGAAGAGAAAGCTTACCTTGGCATTCAAAAAATGCTCAAACGTGATCTGCCTCTGATTCCGGTGATTGGCTTCTCGCCAGGCACTACACCGCTCGAAACCGCACCTCAGTCAGGGCGCGGACGGGACCGCTCTGCTGCGCGCTCTTCAGCCGTACCGGTTGCCGCCCTGACCCGCAATATGAATACGCCGCCAAGCAGCCGTGCCCGCTCACAAAGCTACGATGAGATGCCGGATGCGCCGCTGTCCAAACTAAAGCGTGCGCCACAAATTGCCGCCTTATTTTTACCGCCAAAATATCAAGTAACGCAATAATTAGGGCACAGGCCATTACTTCCGACGCTGGACCACACGACTTCATCAGAGCTTTCCCCTTTTGAAATCATGCAGGTTCAGCTGAAGCCCCATCCAATAGCTCATCACCTCCCTGCATCCCACCAACCATGACTTGCAGCAGCACGCTAGCGATTAGAAAAGTACATCAATCGTATTGCGCAGAGCAAAAAAACGCAGTTTCACTACGGTAATCCCCCCACAAAACCAGCTCATTTTTAAGTAGAATTTTCTCGCAGCCTTTGAGGAGCTTCTACATGAAAGCCGTGGATAATTTATATTGCCAGATTATGGCGATTTTAAAGCAAGCCGAAGCCGGTTCGACCGTTCCTGATCTGTGCCGCGAGCACGGCATGAGTTCTGTTTCTTTCTACGAGTGGCGCGCTAAATTTGGTGGCATGGACGTCTCGACGATGACACGGATGAAAGAGCTGGAGGGCGAAAACAAGCGCCTTAAAAAGATGTATATCGAAGCCCAGATGCAGGCGGATATCATTAAGGAAGCCATAATCCTCTGAAACATCTCAGCGCCGCGAGATGGCTCACTGGGCCGTTGAAACCAAGGCCGTTTCTATTCGTACGGCTTGCGCTAGCTTTGCGATTAGCACAACTTGCTATCGCTATATTCGCAAACTAGATGCGGAAAACGCAAAAATTGCGGATTCGCTGATTCAGCTTACTGAAACGAATCGAAGCTGGGGCCTTGGCCTCTGCTTTTTACATTTGCGCAACGTCAATAAAAAGCATTGGAATCATAAAAAGGTCTACAGGATTTATTGCGATTTAGAATTAAACCTAAAAAACGCTTAGATCGTGAAACGCCAGAGCCATTAGCAGTGCCAGAGGCAAAAAATGAAATGTGGTCGATGGATTTTATGCACGATCAATTAGCCGATGGACGTAGTATTCGCTTATTCAATGTGATTGATGATTTTAATCGGGAAGGATTAGGCATTGAAGTTGATTTCTCTTTGCCGGCAGAGCGCGTAATACGCAGCCTGAATCAAATCATTGAATGGCGCGGCAAGCCTAAGCGAATCAGGTCCGATAATGGCCCTGAATATATTAGCCATCTGCTAAAGAATTGGGTAGCGCAACAATCGATTGAATTGGCCTATATTCAGCCTGGCAATCCGCAGCAAAATGCATATATTGAGCGTTATAATCGCACCGTACGTTATGAATGGCTGGCCTGTGATGATTTTGAAAGTCTTGCCGAAGTGCAAGAAACTGCAACGCAATGGCTTTGGACTTACAATTAACGAGCGCCCGCATATGGGATTGGGCGACATCACCCCGAAACAAAAACTGGCATTACATGCCTGACCTCTACTTTTAAGTGAGCTTAAAAACGGGGGGATTACCATTCGCTTGTCGATGCCTGACATATTCTAATCTCTATAAAGCGAAGCAATGGTTTCAACCCACGAATATTTAATGCAATATTTACGTAAATTTTAATAAATTCTGCATTATTGCTATTTCAGTTATTCCTCACCTATTGCATCTATCCACTTTAATAATCCGGCTTCAGCCGATTCTTCAATGCAAATCACACCAGCAGCTTTAGCTGCAGCGGGAATATTCAAATCGATAAAAATGATCTGTGGGTATTTCCCTGCAGATCGAATCATTGCAATCGGGTTAACCACATTTAAACTGGTGCCCACAATCACAAACGTATCCGTGCTTTTTAAATCCTCAATCAGCCAGTGTAATATCTCATATTCCGGTGCCATTTCACCAAAAAAGACAATACCTGGCTTTACCATAGCGCTACCACAGGCCTCGCATTTACCAGACTTAAACACATGATCAGCAATATCCCAATAGTGATAACACTGTGCGCAAGACATCTGATCTACCCGTCCGTGCAAGTGCAAAATATCGGAAGTACCAGCAGTTTCATGCAATAAATCAATATTAGTGGTAATCACTTTAACAGGTTGTTGTTGCTGTAATTTGGTAATTGCTAAATAGCCTGCATGCGGTGTTGCCGCCGCATATTGTAATTTACGCTCGTTATAAAACTGAAAAGTCAGATCCCGAACATTCTGCTCTTTAATAAAGCGGGAGAAATTACATACCTGATTAATATCATAATTCTCCCAAAGCCCGCCAGTATCCCTAAAAGTAGGCAAACCCGAATCTGCCGCCATTCCTGCGCCGGTAAAGATATAAATCATCGTATTTGCTCCTGTTTGGCCTTAAATATCATGATGTTAATCGTATATAAGACTGGTTTAGCGACTCAAATAAGCTGAGCAAGGGAGTTGGGAGCCATTTTTACCCCCCCCCCTTCTCAACATTTCTTCCACACAAAGCAAAACCCCCGCCTCTTTCGAGTACGGGGGTCTTGTTTACATCACGTGCGAATCTTTGATTCGCTCAGTAAAGGTGTCTGGCAATGACCTACTTTCACACAGGTAATCTGCACTATCATCGGCGCTAAGGTGTTTCACTGTCCTGTTCGGGATGGGAAGGAGTGGGACCACCTCGCTATGGTCGCCAGACTTTAACGGGGTAACTCGTTGTGTGTATTGCTCCACAACGCGTTCAGTTCAATAGAAGAAGTAATATGTACTGCTTGTTGCTCTCAAATCTAACTCTAATCTGGGTAGATTATATACCGTCGCACACACGCGTCTCAGGTTATAGGATCAAGCCTTACGGGCAATTAGTATCGGTTAGCTTAATGCATTACTGCACTTCCACACCCGACCTATCAACGTCCTGGTCTCGAACGACCCTTTAAAAGGCTTAAAGCCTTGGGGAAATCTCATCTTGAGGCGAGTTTCGCGCTTAGATGCTTTCAGCGCTTATCTCTTCCAGATTTAGCTACCCGGCGATGCCACTGGCGTGACAACCGGTACACCAGAGATCTGTCCACTCCGGTCCTCTCGTACTAGGAGCAGCCCCCCTCAAATTTCCAACGCCCACTGCAGATAGGGACCAAACTGTCTCACGACGTTTTGAACCCAGCTCACGTACCACTTTAAATGGCGAACAGCCATACCCTTGGGACCGGCTACAGCCCCAGGATGTGATGAGCCGACATCGAGGTGCCAAACTCCGCCGTCGATGTGAACTCTTGGGCGGAATCAGCCTGTTATCCCCGGAGTACCTTTTATCCGTTGAGCG comes from Iodobacter ciconiae and encodes:
- a CDS encoding DEAD/DEAH box helicase; this translates as MTFASLGLAPEVLKAVAEQGYEHPTLIQAQAIPVILQGRDVLGAAQTGTGKTAAFTLPILTKIAKHANTSASPARHPIRVLILTPTRELADQVSESVTTYSKYMPLRSHVVFGGMDIKAQIPKLREGVEILVATPGRLLDHIQQKSVNLSQVEILILDEADRMLDMGFILDIRKIFELCTTRKQTLLFSATFAPEIKKLAEDFMHEPEVIEVARQNSANESVKQELHPVENSRKKALVAHLIRTHNMGQVIVFCRTKIGAEQLGRELKRAGFSAEAIHGDRTQQSRLETLAAFKDGTLKVLVATDVAARGLDINELPFVINFELPTNPEDYVHRIGRTGRAGASGIAISLVAPEEEKAYLGIQKMLKRDLPLIPVIGFSPGTTPLETAPQSGRGRDRSAARSSAVPVAALTRNMNTPPSSRARSQSYDEMPDAPLSKLKRAPQIAALFLPPKYQVTQ
- a CDS encoding SIR2 family NAD-dependent protein deacylase, with translation MIYIFTGAGMAADSGLPTFRDTGGLWENYDINQVCNFSRFIKEQNVRDLTFQFYNERKLQYAAATPHAGYLAITKLQQQQPVKVITTNIDLLHETAGTSDILHLHGRVDQMSCAQCYHYWDIADHVFKSGKCEACGSAMVKPGIVFFGEMAPEYEILHWLIEDLKSTDTFVIVGTSLNVVNPIAMIRSAGKYPQIIFIDLNIPAAAKAAGVICIEESAEAGLLKWIDAIGEE
- the prmB gene encoding 50S ribosomal protein L3 N(5)-glutamine methyltransferase — translated: MFDHASQYLTTVRDLHRFAVSRFNAAELFYGHGTDNAWDEAAYLILATLKLPLDRLEPMYDAKLLPEELTQVLTVLKERVETRKPAAYLTKEAWLGEYKFYVDERTIVPRSFIAEIIREGGLTPWIEYPELIHRAMDLCTGSGCLAIVMADAFPDAAIDALDLSPDALDVAEINVLEYSLGERIDLMDSDLFSAVEGELYDLIISNPPYVDAHSVEELPPEYLHEPEMALGSGEDGLDITRRILEEATRFLNPLGVLVVEIGHNRDELEASFPELPFVWLDTESGDGFVFLLTREMLVEAGM